CAAAACCAACGACTTGTTCAATTTTTTTAGAGGTTCTTGTCATTTCATCAATAAAATCTTCTGTACTTCTATAAATTTTTTTGAAATTATGACTATAGGTGTGAAGACCTATACTATGACCTTCATCATATATTCTCTTAAGAATTGACTCCTTTCCTTCAATTTCTTTACCTACCACAAAAAAAGTAGCTTTTACATTTTGTTTTTTTAATATATCTAATAATGCAGCTGTAACAACATGAGTGGGACCATCATCAAAGGTTAAATAAACATATTTTAAAGGTTTTATGTCACCAGAGTCTTTAAATAAAAGATTTAAAGATGCGGATGCAGGGATGTTTTTCACAATAGTGTTTTTGTAGGCACTGTTAGTTAATAATAATATAATAATTGGGATAGTAAAAAAAAGAAGAATACGTCTTTTTTTTAGAGTCATATTATCACCTACCTTTAATTTTTTTCATAGTTAGTTTACCCAAATAAATCACTATTAAAGCAGTATATTTTTATTTATAATTTATTGATAAATCATTGACAATCAACACTAAAATTTTGTATAATCAATTTGTTCGGTATAGCTAGAATCTTCTGACTATATGGAAAAATAAGCTAATTGTTCAGCACTCTAGGTGATGATTAATTATTAAAAATTCGAACCTAATTGTTAAGAGTTTTCTAAACAAAAGGAGGGAAAAGTATTAAACACTAATGGTGTACTTTGACCTTTTACATTTTGTAGAAGGTTTTATTATTTGGGAAAAATTTTGGATCCCGTCGAGCAAAAAAACATGATAAAAGAATAGAGGAGTAATATGGAAAAAAGAATTGGCGTTGTAGGAATTATAATAGAAGAATTTACTAATGCGACATTTGTTAACGACATACTTCACGATTTTGGACATTTAATTGTAGGAAGAATTGGAGTACCTTATAAAGATAGAGGAATATTTGTTATTTCTATAATTGTTGACGGAACAATGGATGAAATAAGCGCGATGACAGGTAAGATTGGGAAAATTCCTGGGGTAAATGTTAAATCTGCAATAACTAAACAATAGAGAAAAATTAGCGAGAATAACAAAAAAATATAGCAATGAAACAAAAAAATATATTGGAGGAATTTAAAAATGAGTGAATATAAAGCTGAAGATTTTATAATTGATTCTGAAATAGTGCGGTCCATAGAATACGGAAAGAAAATGGCTGAGGATAAAGCTTTTGTAGTGGAACTTTTAAATAAAGCTAAAACCTGTGTTGGGCTTACTCATAGAGAAGCTTCTGTGCTTTTAAACATAGAAGATCCTGATTTATTGCAAGAAATGTTTAAAAGTGCTAAAGAAATTAAAGAAAAAATATATGGCAGGCGAATAGTAATTTTTGCACCACTATATGTAAGTAATTATTGCATAAATAACTGTCAGTATTGTGGGTACAAGCATTCAAACGATAGTATTTCAAGAAAAAAACTTAATATAGAAGAGCTAAAAGAAGAAGTGAAAATTTTAGAAAGTTTAGGCCATAAAAGGTTAGCTCTTGAAGTTGGAGAAGATCCAGTTAATACACCAATTGAATATGTACTTGATTGCATTAAAAATATTTACTCAATAAAATTTGAGAATGGTAGTATCAGAAGAATAAATGTAAATATTGCTGCTACAACTGTTGAAGAATACAAAATGCTTAAAGATGCAGAGATAGGAACTTATATATTGTTCCAAGAAACTTACCATAAAGAAACCTA
This DNA window, taken from Clostridium estertheticum, encodes the following:
- a CDS encoding polysaccharide deacetylase family protein, which produces MTLKKRRILLFFTIPIIILLLTNSAYKNTIVKNIPASASLNLLFKDSGDIKPLKYVYLTFDDGPTHVVTAALLDILKKQNVKATFFVVGKEIEGKESILKRIYDEGHSIGLHTYSHNFKKIYRSTEDFIDEMTRTSKKIEQVVGFAPKIIRFPGGSSKRLNTFFLDSLHKNNFKVYDWNVNIYDGINPNLMPSQLTRNSKINKGNKNVAIVLMHCNFNNKNTVKALPDIIEYYKDSGYIFKVITEDTPEYYYRFKN
- a CDS encoding TM1266 family iron-only hydrogenase system putative regulator codes for the protein MEKRIGVVGIIIEEFTNATFVNDILHDFGHLIVGRIGVPYKDRGIFVISIIVDGTMDEISAMTGKIGKIPGVNVKSAITKQ